The nucleotide sequence TTTAAACCTTAGACAACCAAACGTTTATTCTCTTGCCAATTTCATAAGGATACCTTGTTACTTGAGAATCAAAATACACCGGCAATGCGGGCAACGGGTACGGCTATCTAGCCGTTACGGCTAATCGTGTTGAAATTGCTTCTTCAACCGGATAGGCGATAATGGATCGACGGCTAGAGGGAGAGTGATTCATGAAAGCAGTTCGCATCCACAAATACGGCAGCCCGGAAGTTCTATCCTATGAAAATATTCCAGTTCCCGAACCTAAATTAGGCGGCGCGCGCGCCAAGATCGACGCGACGGCTCTTAACTTTATCGACAACCCTCAGCGCACCGCCTCGAAGGCCATCGCTTCCCAGCTATTGATCAACTTCAAGTCGGGGTCCGAATGACGGATGCGGATTTCCACTTCCTGAAAAACCGGATCGGTTTTTTCATTTATTTCATACTGAGAGATCTGTTTGAATCCAGTCAACTCAAGGCTTTTGCGCAAAGTCGGCGGATCGTAGAGAAACTGATGGCCCCATTCGCGCACCTGGCGGTTGAGAATATAAATCCCCGGTATCGGTGTCACTGGCACGCCGCCCATACGGAACTTGGCGTCGATGAAGCGCTGCGCCTCGGCATCGGGAGTGCCGTTCAATAACTGCACGAACTTTGTCAGGTTCGGCGTGACGATACGCAACTTGCCGCCTTTGGCCAACACCCGATAACATTCGCGCAACATTATGATGCCGGCTTCCCATGGCACATGCTCGATGACATGCTCGCTAAAAATATAATGCAACGAGCCATCGGCAAACGGATAACGCGCCGTGGCATCGAGATAGACCTGTTTGTCTTCCGGCTCGATGTCGGTGTTTAGCCAGCCCGCCGGATTGTTGCTGCCGGCGCCAAGCTGTAACTTTCGCACCGAATGGGATTTGAGATATTGTTCGATCGTCCCTGGGTCGCGAAACCGAAAACCCGGCGAGCGCCAGGCTTTTTCGATATAACCCGCGGCGGCAACACCGGTGACGAACGCGATCAGAACCAGTAAAGCGGGTCTTACCCAACTCAATTTTTTAAGACTCATCCATGAATTTTAATCGCATAGCCCTCTAGATGCAAAGTGAACTACATTGCCGTCGTAAAATTCCCGTGGCGCGCTCTAACGTTGTTGACCTTAGCAAGCCAACCCGATAGGCGGTAAAAGATCGAGGGAGGTTCGTTTATGAAAGCAGTTCGCATCCACCAATATGGCGGCCCGGAAGTTTTGACTTACGAAGATATTCCAATTCCCGAACCGAAAGCCGGCGAAGCGCGCGTCAAGATCGACGCGATCGGCCTCAACTTCATCGACATCTACCAGCGCACCGGCCTCTATCCGTTGCAGATGCCATGTGCGTTGGGAATGGAGGGCGCGGGCGTTGTCGACGCCGTCGGCGACGGCGTGAGCGAAGTCAGAGCCGGCGACCGCGTTGCTTACGCGATGATACTTGGTTCGTACGCGGAATACGCGATCGTGCCGGCGGCAAGACTCGCGCCGCTGCCGGTGAACGTCGATATGAAATCGGCGGCCGCGCTCATGCTGCAAGGCATGACGGCGCATTATCTAACGCATTCCACATACCCGTTGAAGAAAGGCGATACCGCGTTAATTCACGCCGCAGCGGGCGGTGTTGGTCTATTGCTAATTCAAATCGCCAAGATGCTCGGCGCGCGTGTCATCGGCAC is from Deltaproteobacteria bacterium and encodes:
- a CDS encoding methyltransferase domain-containing protein; translation: MSLKKLSWVRPALLVLIAFVTGVAAAGYIEKAWRSPGFRFRDPGTIEQYLKSHSVRKLQLGAGSNNPAGWLNTDIEPEDKQVYLDATARYPFADGSLHYIFSEHVIEHVPWEAGIIMLRECYRVLAKGGKLRIVTPNLTKFVQLLNGTPDAEAQRFIDAKFRMGGVPVTPIPGIYILNRQVREWGHQFLYDPPTLRKSLELTGFKQISQYEINEKTDPVFQEVEIRIRHSDPDLKLINSWEAMAFEAVR
- a CDS encoding quinone oxidoreductase; this encodes MKAVRIHQYGGPEVLTYEDIPIPEPKAGEARVKIDAIGLNFIDIYQRTGLYPLQMPCALGMEGAGVVDAVGDGVSEVRAGDRVAYAMILGSYAEYAIVPAARLAPLPVNVDMKSAAALMLQGMTAHYLTHSTYPLKKGDTALIHAAAGGVGLLLIQIAKMLGARVIGTVGTEAKAALAKQAGADDVILYTQTDFLVEVKKLTDGKGVNVVYDSVGATTFEKSLDCLSPRGYLALFGQSSGPVAPFDPGKLAAKGSLFLTRPSLGHYMLDRAELLARANDLFAWTAAGKLQLRIESTLALQDAAEAQRLLAGRKTSGKVVLVP